In one window of Paraflavitalea soli DNA:
- a CDS encoding sigma-70 family RNA polymerase sigma factor, with product MNHQLPIHDEKEAAFNKLYHAYWEFLFRLACKKTGSTEDAYDIVHDLFADIWKNFHTLPPSGSERPYLVAALYHKVFNYFRSKGLQEKHYKSFEAFLVQQSPANEYHATEEEKEKWANIDEAISTAITGMPGKMRDIFIRNVYQEQSIDRIAGDLLLSKQTVKNQLQLASKRLRVAFKRVYMFLTFW from the coding sequence ATGAACCATCAGTTACCTATCCATGATGAAAAGGAAGCAGCTTTTAATAAGCTGTACCATGCCTATTGGGAGTTTCTCTTCAGGCTGGCCTGCAAAAAGACCGGCTCCACAGAAGATGCTTATGATATCGTACACGACCTGTTTGCGGATATCTGGAAGAATTTTCACACCCTGCCTCCTTCCGGATCCGAGCGGCCATACCTGGTAGCCGCCTTGTACCACAAAGTGTTTAATTATTTCCGGTCCAAGGGATTGCAGGAAAAACACTATAAGAGTTTCGAAGCTTTCCTGGTACAACAATCTCCCGCCAACGAATACCATGCTACGGAAGAAGAAAAGGAGAAATGGGCCAATATCGATGAGGCTATTTCTACCGCTATTACGGGTATGCCTGGTAAGATGCGGGATATTTTTATCCGTAATGTATACCAGGAACAATCTATAGACCGGATAGCCGGCGACCTGCTATTATCCAAACAAACGGTTAAAAATCAATTACAGCTGGCCTCCAAACGTTTACGCGTAGCTTTCAAACGGGTATATATGTTCTTAACATTTTGGTAA
- a CDS encoding calcium:proton antiporter — translation MAHQKYLHPRLKIALPLWTLICPVIGLLLLFIIDKDHSGIVDALMGVSLITVVLSAVHHAEVVAHKVGEPYGTLILALAITIIEVSLIVTIMLSEGLQGATLARDTVFAAIMIILTGIIGSCLLLGGYRYKEQLYVKQGVSASLVTLTTISILTLVLPNFTTSKAGPVYSTSQLIFVAIVSLVLYIGFVMVQAGRHRGYFLPKDESSESDDTPSDPPPSPLTTFASLLFLLIALVVVVIMSKKLSPTIEAIVLKLGAPKTLVGIIIASVILLPEGLAALRAAHKNQLQTSLNLALGSALASIGLTIPAVAIVSYFTGFSITLGIDGKSTLLLVLSLFTISISFGAGRTNILQGIVLLVILATYLFTTIVP, via the coding sequence ATGGCGCATCAGAAGTATTTGCATCCCCGGCTGAAAATCGCATTGCCTTTATGGACCCTGATCTGCCCTGTCATTGGGCTGTTACTATTATTCATCATAGACAAAGATCATTCAGGGATCGTCGATGCATTGATGGGCGTGTCGCTGATCACCGTCGTACTAAGTGCTGTACACCATGCAGAAGTAGTGGCCCACAAGGTGGGAGAACCTTATGGTACCCTCATCCTGGCCCTGGCCATCACCATCATTGAGGTATCACTTATCGTAACCATTATGTTGTCTGAAGGATTGCAGGGAGCCACCCTGGCCCGGGATACCGTATTTGCAGCCATAATGATCATCCTTACCGGCATTATTGGCTCCTGCCTGCTGCTGGGAGGATATCGTTATAAAGAACAGCTTTATGTGAAACAGGGCGTAAGCGCCTCCCTGGTAACTCTTACCACCATCAGCATATTGACCCTAGTATTGCCCAACTTCACCACCAGCAAAGCCGGGCCGGTATACTCCACCAGCCAGCTGATATTTGTAGCCATTGTATCACTTGTATTGTATATTGGGTTTGTAATGGTACAGGCCGGGCGCCACCGGGGATATTTCCTGCCTAAGGATGAAAGCTCCGAATCGGATGACACCCCTTCCGACCCGCCACCCTCCCCTTTAACCACCTTTGCCAGCCTCCTGTTTTTATTAATAGCGTTGGTAGTGGTGGTGATCATGTCCAAAAAACTATCCCCCACCATCGAGGCTATTGTATTAAAACTGGGTGCGCCCAAAACCCTGGTAGGCATCATTATTGCCTCCGTGATCCTTTTGCCGGAAGGACTGGCCGCTTTACGGGCCGCTCACAAAAACCAATTGCAAACCAGCCTGAACCTCGCCCTGGGGTCCGCCCTTGCCAGCATTGGCCTTACCATACCCGCTGTAGCTATTGTAAGTTATTTCACCGGCTTCAGCATCACCCTGGGAATTGATGGCAAGTCAACCCTCCTGCTCGTATTGTCCCTGTTCACCATCAGTATCTCCTTTGGCGCCGGCCGTACCAATATCCTGCAGGGTATTGTATTGCTGGTCATCCTGGCCACCTATTTATTTACGACCATCGTGCCTTAA
- a CDS encoding TonB-dependent receptor, translating into MTSTNRLRCRVAIRWLFCTSLCLVCSFFTHAQLTTLTEKVSIKLSNTTALKILQELDRQSVYAFSYTQTQLDKISIAAFNQEQVTLGKALELLSAQAGLVYQVSEKVIAVKVAARVAPDPAALQGKPGKISGVVRSVNNEVMPGVSVSVEGMEKGITTSVSGDYVVTLPAGTYTLLVSFIGYQTKRISDVVVKEGELTDLSVALERKDSRQLEAVVVTSSARRESVKALLMTQKNNASMTDGISAEQIRVTPDNNTGQVLKRVSGITVQNDKFVTIRGVSDRYNNVLINGASLPSTEPNRRNFSFDIIPSSLVDNVVVNKTATPDLPGEFTGGLVQVNSKDVPAENFLQVLVGTGFNTASANKDFLSFRRDKQASIGRIDADRKWFGDGRAFDQLQYIKSLYAKDTATIRRINKQIPDRWQRYSAPYMPQQNYQLSGGVNKRFANNQSLGFVAAVTYLNEQFYEEGNARSLQNYDFNIQRYRYNTTIGGLFNMAYKSKKHKIAWKNLYNDKYSNQFDDRYGYQISNSRFENRSGEVTLSSRMMQTRLEGEHTVSRADIRINWYGDYIKYTREQPDGRFLVGTDVDSGKHMYRYNFNERSLFWGGLYASQLKEKRYNTGVNVSVPFQIAKERQLFKTGYAYSKRDADFDATGLRIVEAAGASYTEGMQGLPYAEIVSPAAVAAGKVEYTPSYIRNGTTGDRYTGKQILQAGYAMLDLKVLKKLRLTGGLRFEDNEMTLSTVFYDANGSSAFHDSAYREKDWLPSVNIIYSVTDKFNIRGAFSKTLARPEFVERSPYIYYDFVEQVQVIGQYALVTSRIKNYDIRFEYYPSGNEIFSASLFYKDFDKPVERFYLLGNPTNAVMYQNLHSATAKGFEVDLRKSFDFINPTLPWLSNLFISANYTYLKGEISYLVTKSPYTQKDTNFVADGKRPIQGLSPYIINAGLNYQGKVWGFNIAYNRFGRRIVNGGTNATIIQYENSRDIVDIQLSTKLFKQKAELKFNIGDLLNQYTIIYSNNTNGRKEGYPYPTEGDNNDPKGDAYNEALDFENYKVKRGANFLITLSYKL; encoded by the coding sequence ATGACCTCAACTAACCGTTTACGCTGCCGCGTAGCTATACGCTGGCTATTCTGTACCTCATTGTGTTTAGTATGTAGCTTTTTTACCCATGCCCAACTTACCACGCTTACGGAGAAAGTAAGCATTAAACTCAGTAATACCACGGCTTTAAAAATATTGCAGGAACTGGACCGGCAAAGTGTGTATGCTTTTTCCTATACGCAAACCCAGCTGGATAAGATCAGTATTGCTGCTTTCAACCAGGAGCAAGTTACGCTTGGTAAAGCGCTTGAACTGCTGAGTGCACAGGCTGGACTGGTGTACCAGGTATCGGAGAAAGTGATTGCTGTAAAAGTAGCTGCACGTGTTGCGCCAGACCCTGCCGCCCTGCAGGGAAAGCCGGGAAAGATAAGTGGCGTGGTCCGCAGTGTGAATAATGAAGTAATGCCCGGTGTAAGCGTTTCTGTAGAAGGGATGGAAAAAGGTATTACTACTTCTGTTTCGGGAGACTATGTGGTGACGCTGCCTGCCGGCACGTATACCTTACTGGTGTCTTTTATTGGTTACCAAACGAAACGGATCTCGGATGTCGTTGTAAAAGAAGGGGAATTAACAGACCTGAGTGTTGCCCTGGAGCGAAAAGATTCCAGGCAACTGGAAGCAGTAGTAGTTACCAGCAGTGCCCGGCGTGAATCGGTAAAGGCGCTGTTAATGACGCAAAAAAACAACGCCAGCATGACGGATGGGATCAGTGCAGAACAGATACGGGTAACGCCGGACAATAATACCGGTCAGGTATTGAAGCGGGTGAGTGGTATTACGGTGCAGAACGACAAGTTTGTCACTATCCGGGGGGTGAGTGACCGCTACAATAACGTGTTGATCAATGGCGCTTCGCTACCCAGTACAGAGCCTAACCGGAGAAACTTCAGTTTTGATATCATTCCGAGTTCTTTGGTGGATAATGTAGTGGTCAATAAAACGGCTACGCCTGATCTGCCGGGGGAGTTTACGGGTGGCCTGGTGCAGGTGAACAGCAAAGATGTGCCAGCTGAAAATTTCCTGCAGGTATTGGTAGGAACGGGATTCAATACGGCCAGCGCCAATAAGGATTTTTTAAGTTTTAGACGCGATAAGCAGGCTTCCATTGGGAGGATCGATGCTGACAGGAAATGGTTTGGTGATGGCAGGGCCTTTGACCAGTTGCAGTATATCAAATCGCTCTATGCAAAAGATACTGCCACCATTCGCCGCATTAATAAACAGATACCGGATCGCTGGCAACGGTATAGCGCCCCTTATATGCCCCAGCAAAATTACCAGTTGTCGGGTGGCGTCAATAAGCGTTTTGCCAATAATCAATCGTTGGGTTTTGTAGCAGCAGTTACTTATCTGAACGAACAATTCTATGAGGAAGGCAACGCGCGGAGCCTGCAGAATTATGATTTCAATATCCAGCGTTACCGGTATAATACCACTATTGGCGGGTTGTTCAATATGGCGTATAAATCAAAGAAGCACAAGATCGCCTGGAAAAACCTGTATAACGACAAGTACTCTAATCAGTTTGATGATCGCTATGGGTACCAGATCAGTAATTCAAGATTTGAAAACCGGAGCGGAGAGGTTACGCTCAGCAGCCGTATGATGCAAACCAGGCTGGAGGGCGAGCATACTGTTTCGCGTGCCGATATCAGGATCAACTGGTACGGCGACTACATTAAATATACGCGTGAGCAGCCGGATGGTCGTTTCCTGGTGGGTACGGATGTTGATTCGGGCAAACATATGTATCGTTATAATTTCAATGAAAGAAGTCTTTTCTGGGGAGGATTATATGCCTCTCAATTAAAAGAAAAGCGTTACAATACCGGCGTCAATGTAAGCGTACCTTTTCAGATAGCCAAAGAACGGCAGTTATTTAAAACCGGATATGCCTATTCAAAGCGTGATGCTGATTTTGATGCTACGGGCTTGCGGATAGTGGAAGCGGCTGGCGCTTCCTATACGGAGGGGATGCAAGGATTGCCTTATGCGGAAATTGTATCACCTGCAGCTGTTGCAGCAGGAAAGGTGGAATATACACCTTCTTATATAAGGAACGGGACAACGGGCGACCGGTATACGGGTAAGCAGATACTGCAGGCTGGTTATGCCATGCTTGACCTGAAGGTGCTGAAAAAGCTGCGCCTTACGGGTGGACTTCGTTTTGAAGATAATGAAATGACACTCTCCACGGTATTCTATGACGCCAATGGCAGCTCCGCTTTTCATGATTCTGCCTACAGGGAAAAAGACTGGCTACCTTCGGTGAACATTATTTACAGTGTAACTGATAAATTCAATATCCGGGGAGCTTTCAGTAAAACACTGGCAAGGCCGGAATTTGTAGAGCGCTCACCTTATATCTATTATGATTTTGTTGAGCAGGTGCAGGTAATAGGTCAATATGCACTGGTAACCTCAAGGATCAAGAACTACGACATCCGTTTTGAATATTATCCCTCAGGCAATGAAATATTTTCCGCTTCTCTTTTTTACAAAGACTTTGATAAACCGGTAGAGCGTTTTTACCTGTTGGGCAATCCGACCAATGCAGTGATGTACCAAAACCTTCATAGTGCAACGGCAAAGGGATTTGAGGTTGACCTCCGGAAGTCCTTTGACTTCATAAATCCCACACTTCCATGGCTATCTAACCTGTTTATCAGCGCCAATTATACTTACCTGAAAGGGGAGATCAGTTACCTCGTAACCAAGAGCCCCTATACGCAAAAGGATACCAATTTTGTAGCAGATGGCAAACGCCCGATACAGGGGCTTTCACCCTATATTATTAATGCCGGCCTGAACTACCAGGGAAAAGTGTGGGGCTTCAATATCGCCTATAACCGCTTTGGCAGACGGATCGTAAACGGAGGGACCAATGCTACCATCATTCAATATGAAAATTCAAGGGATATAGTAGATATCCAATTAAGTACCAAACTATTCAAGCAAAAGGCCGAACTCAAATTTAATATTGGCGATCTGCTGAATCAATACACCATTATTTATTCTAATAATACCAATGGCCGGAAGGAAGGTTATCCCTATCCGACTGAAGGGGATAACAATGATCCCAAAGGAGATGCTTATAACGAAGCGCTCGACTTTGAAAATTACAAAGTGAAAAGAGGCGCTAATTTCCTGATCACACTGAGTTATAAATTATAA
- a CDS encoding FecR family protein — protein MQPSRQSIELFMQRFKAGDCTPEEINLFRKWMAEVEWNDTADELTPAMLESVKARMHQQLMQELKAAPVVPMKRGALVRKYVAAAAIIITVGAGSLLWFLKGRQGTATEQSAAALSVIENDRNVVRKVTMPDGTIVWLNRNSRLEFNHQQYNQKQRYVKLSGEGFFEVAKDASRPFVVETGNIHTRVLGTAFNVEAYQQESEIRISLVHGKIALEDKAKSITAVLAPAQTMRYSRETKDWQLLPMAVNNINAWTTGALVFNEVPLEEAVERIGSRYHLAIDYNKELLRNKRITAIFTVNDWQPALRNVLFVHDLKFSVIQQKVFITE, from the coding sequence ATGCAACCCTCCAGACAATCTATTGAGCTGTTTATGCAGCGCTTTAAAGCCGGCGACTGCACACCGGAAGAGATCAACCTGTTCAGGAAGTGGATGGCGGAGGTGGAATGGAATGATACTGCTGATGAGTTGACGCCTGCCATGCTGGAATCGGTGAAAGCCCGTATGCATCAGCAGTTGATGCAGGAATTGAAAGCGGCGCCGGTAGTGCCCATGAAGCGGGGCGCCCTGGTGCGCAAATATGTGGCGGCAGCTGCCATCATTATCACCGTGGGAGCGGGTTCGCTGTTGTGGTTCCTCAAAGGCAGGCAGGGTACGGCCACGGAGCAATCGGCTGCTGCATTGTCGGTCATTGAAAATGACCGCAATGTGGTCCGAAAGGTAACGATGCCTGATGGCACCATCGTGTGGCTTAACCGCAACTCCCGACTGGAGTTTAATCATCAACAGTATAATCAAAAACAACGGTATGTGAAGTTGTCGGGAGAGGGCTTCTTTGAGGTCGCTAAAGATGCTTCACGACCTTTTGTAGTAGAGACAGGTAATATACATACGCGCGTACTGGGTACGGCTTTTAATGTTGAAGCCTACCAGCAGGAATCGGAGATCAGGATATCACTGGTGCATGGAAAGATTGCCCTGGAAGATAAAGCCAAATCGATCACGGCGGTGCTGGCGCCTGCGCAAACCATGCGTTACTCACGGGAAACGAAGGATTGGCAGCTATTACCCATGGCTGTCAATAATATCAATGCCTGGACCACAGGCGCGCTTGTATTTAATGAAGTACCGTTGGAAGAAGCGGTTGAGCGGATAGGCAGCAGGTATCACCTGGCGATTGATTACAACAAAGAACTTTTACGAAATAAACGGATCACGGCCATTTTTACCGTGAACGACTGGCAGCCAGCCCTGCGCAATGTACTGTTTGTACATGATCTGAAATTCTCTGTCATACAACAGAAAGTATTCATCACTGAATAA
- a CDS encoding CRTAC1 family protein, with the protein MCYSLSRAAVGIVILLLFASCEHENVPNKEMVSLLASISRSEYSPRNTFCPEAKLHYYDSLLSKASNIADSNFLQYAVARTMIELGDEEKAMQMSGRLLQHIPVYEISQKQAVMKNMAIACLRFGERSNCIRSHSGESCVFPIAGSGIHGDKTGSLKAIELFQQILASEPDDLESRWLLNIAYMTTGDYPAGVPPAYLIKGLDADTASGIKPFIDAAIPAGLNTNNMAGGSIIDDFNNDGYLDIITSSWGLGQGMRYCRNNGNGTFTDVSEPSGLKHLTGGLNIMQTDYNNDGLKDVFVLRGAWKEKFGKEPNSLLKNNGDGTFTDVTKESGLLSFNPTQAATWADFNNDGWLDVFIGNETTSEDDILPCELYMNDGKGHFTEVAARAGCAIVGFVKGVTSGDYDNDGLTDIFISTLNGRKVLLKNGGIQGNNIVFTDVTAQAGLANNRTRTFPTWFWDYDNDGWLDILVSGYEFERSLAWYAAEEALGRQTGNSGKIFLFRNKHDGSFEDVSEKLGLNKIAFAMGANFGDIDNDGYLDMYFGTGNPLFQSLVPNKMFKNQEGRRFIDITTSARVGNLQKGHGVSFADLDNDGDQDIYIDMGGAYIGDTYQNSLYLNPGQNNNRWINISLEGVTSNRAAIGAKIKVTFRDNGVVRSVYRDVNSGGSFGSNPLLQHIGIGQATEVESIEVKWPTSQVVQTFKGIPAGEQVAIREGNPSLVKHTYNSVNFLLAGNRIIDCGPVEKKLK; encoded by the coding sequence ATGTGTTACTCCTTGTCCAGGGCGGCAGTCGGTATTGTTATACTGCTGCTGTTCGCTTCGTGTGAGCATGAAAATGTTCCTAATAAAGAAATGGTGAGTTTGCTGGCTTCCATTTCCAGGTCGGAATACAGCCCGCGCAATACTTTTTGCCCGGAGGCTAAACTACACTATTATGATTCGCTGCTTTCAAAGGCTTCCAATATTGCAGACTCTAACTTCCTGCAATATGCCGTTGCGCGTACAATGATCGAGCTGGGGGATGAAGAAAAGGCGATGCAAATGAGCGGAAGGCTTCTGCAGCACATACCGGTCTATGAGATCAGTCAAAAGCAGGCGGTCATGAAAAATATGGCGATAGCCTGTTTGCGGTTTGGGGAGCGCAGTAATTGTATCCGGTCGCACAGTGGAGAATCCTGTGTTTTCCCTATTGCCGGCAGCGGGATCCATGGCGATAAGACGGGCTCTTTAAAAGCCATTGAACTGTTTCAACAGATACTGGCCAGTGAACCAGATGATCTTGAATCGCGATGGCTGCTGAACATCGCGTATATGACTACCGGCGATTATCCTGCCGGGGTACCGCCCGCCTATTTGATCAAGGGGCTGGATGCCGATACGGCCAGTGGCATCAAACCTTTTATAGATGCCGCGATACCTGCAGGCCTTAATACGAACAATATGGCCGGCGGCAGTATTATTGATGACTTTAATAATGATGGCTACCTGGATATCATTACGAGCAGCTGGGGGTTGGGGCAGGGCATGCGCTATTGCAGGAATAATGGCAACGGCACTTTTACGGATGTATCTGAACCTTCCGGACTAAAGCATTTGACAGGCGGCCTCAACATCATGCAAACAGATTACAACAACGATGGTCTCAAGGATGTGTTTGTATTAAGGGGCGCCTGGAAAGAGAAATTTGGCAAAGAACCCAACTCGCTGCTGAAGAACAATGGCGACGGTACTTTTACAGATGTCACCAAAGAAAGCGGCCTGCTTTCGTTCAATCCCACGCAGGCAGCTACCTGGGCTGATTTTAATAACGATGGCTGGCTGGATGTATTTATAGGCAATGAAACAACCAGTGAAGATGATATTCTTCCCTGTGAGCTATATATGAATGACGGAAAGGGGCATTTTACAGAAGTAGCAGCGCGCGCCGGATGTGCTATTGTGGGGTTTGTGAAAGGGGTTACTTCGGGCGATTATGACAACGATGGATTGACGGATATTTTTATCTCTACTTTAAATGGCCGTAAAGTGTTGTTGAAGAATGGTGGGATACAGGGGAATAATATTGTGTTTACGGATGTGACAGCGCAGGCGGGCCTGGCCAATAACCGGACACGCACTTTCCCCACCTGGTTTTGGGATTATGACAATGATGGCTGGCTGGACATTCTTGTATCGGGTTATGAGTTTGAACGGTCATTGGCCTGGTATGCTGCGGAAGAGGCGCTGGGCAGACAGACTGGCAATTCCGGCAAGATATTCCTGTTCAGGAATAAGCATGATGGCAGCTTTGAAGATGTATCAGAGAAACTGGGGTTGAATAAGATTGCTTTTGCGATGGGCGCCAATTTTGGCGATATTGACAATGATGGTTATCTCGACATGTACTTTGGTACAGGCAACCCTTTGTTCCAATCGCTGGTTCCCAATAAAATGTTTAAGAACCAGGAAGGCAGGAGGTTTATTGACATCACCACGTCAGCACGCGTGGGCAATTTGCAAAAAGGACATGGGGTATCTTTTGCCGACCTGGACAATGATGGCGACCAGGATATTTATATTGATATGGGCGGCGCCTATATTGGGGATACGTATCAAAACTCCTTATATTTAAATCCAGGGCAAAACAATAACCGCTGGATCAATATTTCATTGGAAGGGGTTACAAGCAACAGGGCTGCCATTGGTGCAAAAATAAAAGTAACGTTCAGGGACAATGGTGTGGTCAGATCGGTATACCGTGATGTTAATTCCGGTGGTAGTTTTGGTTCCAATCCATTGTTGCAGCATATTGGTATTGGCCAGGCTACTGAAGTAGAAAGCATTGAAGTAAAATGGCCCACCAGTCAAGTTGTACAAACATTTAAGGGCATACCGGCTGGTGAACAGGTGGCTATACGGGAAGGAAATCCTTCATTGGTAAAGCATACGTATAACAGTGTTAATTTTTTGCTTGCAGGCAACAGGATCATCGATTGTGGGCCTGTTGAAAAAAAACTCAAATAG
- a CDS encoding AraC family transcriptional regulator ligand-binding domain-containing protein: MDTYAVTSESIRVIFLYYEKLGYAPAPLLLEGGISTNTLETDRHPISMATFSGFLATACRLSGDPQLGLHIGQISNLDAMGIIGQLYRYSRNMIEGTQRITRYLPLMHTVFAYDLEETADLVKVILTPNYRTAEAAFATRQLIELAMAFTRNGIQDGTQSGINPQAAHFTWPLTAAEADHYATVFHCPVSGNQSCNELVYDKAAVNIPHVFYDSTLLKALEASANAGLQFSPWSSNDLQKALLIMNAEEKERSRIARNLHDGICGTLAAVKMHLTAVQAQHPFRESANFQTALSLLDEVSNEVRKTAHSLMPEVLQNYGLDEALKRYCQNLAPCCRSEITYYRFGEPIRFEQGFELATYRIAQELMHNAIRHAQAKHVLVQLNLDDDMVLTIEDDGIGFKREQLSPGSGLDNLQQHVNSLGGAICWESNTGDGTAVTITFPGTHLHYKI, translated from the coding sequence ATGGACACTTATGCAGTTACGAGCGAGTCGATCAGGGTGATATTCCTGTACTATGAAAAACTGGGTTATGCACCTGCACCCCTGCTACTGGAGGGAGGTATCAGCACCAATACCCTCGAGACCGATCGGCATCCTATTTCTATGGCTACCTTCAGCGGGTTTCTCGCCACGGCCTGCCGCCTGTCCGGCGATCCCCAGCTTGGTTTGCACATTGGCCAGATCTCCAACCTCGACGCCATGGGCATTATCGGCCAGTTGTACCGCTACAGCAGGAATATGATAGAAGGCACCCAACGCATTACCCGCTACCTGCCCCTCATGCATACCGTGTTTGCCTATGACCTGGAAGAAACCGCAGACCTGGTAAAAGTAATCCTCACCCCCAATTACAGAACAGCCGAAGCCGCTTTTGCCACCCGGCAGTTGATAGAGCTCGCCATGGCTTTTACCCGCAATGGCATCCAGGATGGTACCCAAAGCGGCATTAACCCCCAGGCAGCTCACTTTACCTGGCCTTTAACCGCGGCAGAAGCCGACCATTATGCCACTGTATTTCACTGCCCCGTATCAGGTAACCAATCCTGTAATGAGCTTGTTTATGACAAGGCAGCAGTAAACATCCCCCATGTTTTTTATGACTCCACCTTGCTGAAAGCCCTCGAAGCCAGCGCCAATGCCGGCCTGCAATTCTCGCCCTGGAGCAGCAATGACCTGCAAAAGGCTTTATTGATCATGAATGCAGAAGAAAAGGAAAGAAGCAGGATAGCACGCAACCTGCACGATGGTATATGCGGTACCCTCGCCGCTGTAAAAATGCACCTGACTGCCGTACAGGCCCAACATCCTTTCCGCGAGTCGGCCAACTTCCAAACCGCCCTCTCTTTACTGGACGAAGTATCCAATGAAGTACGTAAAACAGCCCACAGCCTCATGCCGGAAGTTTTACAGAACTATGGATTGGATGAAGCACTCAAGCGATACTGCCAAAACCTGGCGCCCTGTTGCCGCTCAGAGATCACCTATTACCGGTTTGGAGAACCCATTCGTTTTGAGCAAGGCTTTGAACTGGCCACCTATCGCATTGCACAGGAGCTGATGCACAATGCTATCCGGCATGCGCAGGCCAAACATGTACTGGTACAGCTCAACCTCGATGATGATATGGTGCTTACCATCGAAGATGACGGTATTGGATTCAAACGGGAACAGTTAAGCCCGGGATCAGGGCTCGATAACCTGCAGCAACATGTGAACAGCCTGGGTGGCGCCATTTGCTGGGAAAGCAATACAGGAGATGGTACTGCCGTAACCATTACCTTTCCGGGCACACACCTCCATTATAAGATCTAG
- a CDS encoding DUF6597 domain-containing transcriptional factor, with protein sequence MKYQQLPPPGHLKEYISAFWTLEAPADSTTPHSFQTFADGCPGLIFQTVEQGSFYQNDKLLPGFFLYGQATTHARIHATGKLRAVGIFLRPNALKAVFGLNAGILTDTCMDANTLVRPDGSSLSEQLVNTTSTTGQIEIISSWINTQAERNNSRRNDMMHYAVSEIARSKGNVALKGLQIEMQLSERSFERKFKEYIGISPKLFSRICRFQASLKQLRNNDFSKLSDVAFENEYADQSHFIRAFKEFAGFSPFQYQKQSPEVIENLATLLK encoded by the coding sequence ATGAAATACCAACAATTACCGCCACCCGGGCACCTGAAAGAATACATCAGTGCCTTTTGGACCCTGGAAGCGCCTGCTGACAGTACCACTCCACATTCGTTCCAAACCTTTGCTGATGGATGCCCCGGGCTCATTTTCCAAACGGTAGAACAAGGTTCTTTTTACCAGAATGACAAATTGTTACCAGGCTTTTTCTTGTATGGCCAGGCTACTACACATGCCAGGATCCATGCTACAGGAAAATTGAGAGCTGTGGGCATTTTCCTTCGACCGAATGCATTAAAAGCTGTTTTTGGACTCAATGCCGGTATACTTACCGATACTTGCATGGATGCAAATACACTGGTGAGACCAGATGGATCTTCACTATCAGAACAATTGGTGAATACAACTTCGACTACCGGGCAAATTGAGATCATTTCATCCTGGATCAATACCCAGGCCGAAAGGAACAATTCTCGCAGGAACGACATGATGCATTATGCCGTTTCCGAGATCGCTCGGTCAAAGGGAAATGTAGCTTTGAAAGGGTTACAGATTGAGATGCAATTATCCGAAAGAAGCTTTGAACGCAAATTCAAAGAATATATTGGGATTTCTCCTAAATTATTTTCAAGAATATGTCGCTTTCAGGCCTCATTGAAACAATTAAGGAACAACGACTTCTCCAAATTGTCAGATGTTGCTTTTGAAAATGAGTATGCCGATCAATCTCACTTTATCCGTGCCTTCAAAGAATTTGCGGGCTTCTCTCCTTTTCAATACCAGAAACAATCGCCGGAGGTCATTGAAAATCTTGCCACATTACTAAAATGA